A genomic region of Gossypium hirsutum isolate 1008001.06 chromosome D01, Gossypium_hirsutum_v2.1, whole genome shotgun sequence contains the following coding sequences:
- the LOC107916825 gene encoding uncharacterized protein YnbB isoform X2 gives MLVLSCARPVYPTLSLSPSRPKCTAIRSSLSNVHPIVPEVAKAADSLSSEFRGVDNLVACNSSRVLKAFQNARVGSHHFAGCTGYGHDEAGGREALDQAFAEIVGAESAIVRSQFFSGTHAITCALFAFLRPGDELLAVAGAPYDTLEEVIGKRDSHGLGSLKDFGVMYRELPLAEDGGLDWDVLTGALRPYTKCALIQRSCGYSWRRSLSVEEIGRAIKIIKMQNPNCLVMVDNCYGEFVESIEPPMVGADLIAGSLIKNPGGTVAPCGGYVAGRKKWVDAAAARLSAPGLGVDCGSTPGDIMRAFFQGLFLAPQMVGEAIKGTFLVAEVMASKGYKVQPLPRVPRSDTVQAVQLGNRELLLAFCEAVQRSSPIGSFTKPVAGTTPGYASEVIFADGTFIDGSTSELSCDGPLREPYAVFCQGGTHWTQWGLVLGDVLKSL, from the exons ATGTTGGTCTTATCCTGCGCTAGACCAGTTTATCCTACGCTCTCTCTCTCACCTTCAAGACCCAAATGTACAGCAATTCGTTCAAGCTTGAGTAATGTTCACCCTATTGTACCAgag GTTGCAAAAGCTGCAGATTCTTTGAGCTCTGAATTCAGAGGTGTGGATAATTTGGTCGCTTGCAATTCCTCCCGTGTTCTTAAAGCTTTTCAAAATGCTAGGGTTGGATCTCAT CACTTTGCTGGGTGTACTGGCTATGGGCATGATGAAGCTGGTGGACGAGAAGCACTGGACCAAGCATTTGCGGAAATTGTTGGGGCTGAGTCTGCAATAGTGCGTTCACAG TTCTTCTCAGGTACTCATGCTATCACTTGTGCACTGTTTGCTTTTCTAAGGCCTGGGGATGAG CTTTTGGCAGTGGCTGGTGCACCTTATGACACATTAGAGGAAGTTATTGGAAAGAGAGATTCTCATGGATTGGGCTCCCTGAAAGATTTTGGAGTGATGTATCGGGAACTTCCT CTTGCTGAAGATGGTGGACTTGACTGGGATGTGCTCACTGGTGCTTTGAGACCTTATACAAAATGTGCTCTCATACAGAGGTCATGTGGTTATTCATGGCGTCGGAGTTTAAGTGTAGAAGAGATAGGGAGAGCAATAAAGATAATTAAG ATGCAGAACCCAAACTGCTTGGTCATGGTGGATAATTGCTATGGTGAATTTGTTGAAAGCATTGAGCCTCCAATGGTG GGTGCAGATTTGATTGCTGGAAGTTTGATAAAGAATCCTGGTGGAACTGTCGCACCATGTGGTGGATATGTTGCCGGGAGAAAAAAATGGGTTGATGCTGCAGCAGCTCGTCTATCAGCACCAGGCCTAGGAGTTGACTGTGGCTCAACCCCTGGCGATATCATGCGTGCCTTTTTTCAGGGTTTGTTTCTTGCACCGCAAATGGTTGGTGAGGCAATTAAG GGAACCTTTCTGGTTGCTGAAGTTATGGCTTCAAAAGGGTATAAGGTGCAGCCTCTTCCTCGAGTCCCCCGCAGTGATACAGTACAG GCAGTGCAGCTTGGAAACCGTGAACTTCTCCTTGCTTTCTGTGAAGCTGTCCAGAGAAGCTCCCCCATAGGTTCGTTCACCAAGCCAGTTGCTGGTACAACTCCAGGTTATGCATCAGAG GTTATTTTTGCTGATGGAACTTTCATTGATGGAAGTACAAGTGAACTCTCATGTGACGGTCCATTAAGAGAACCATATGCAGTGTTTTGCCAG GGTGGTACCCACTGGACTCAATGGGGATTAGTTCTGGGTGATGTTCTGAAATCTCTCTGA
- the LOC107916825 gene encoding uncharacterized protein YnbB isoform X1 codes for MLVLSCARPVYPTLSLSPSRPKCTAIRSSLSNVHPIVPEVAKAADSLSSEFRGVDNLVACNSSRVLKAFQNARVGSHHFAGCTGYGHDEAGGREALDQAFAEIVGAESAIVRSQFFSGTHAITCALFAFLRPGDELLAVAGAPYDTLEEVIGKRDSHGLGSLKDFGVMYRELPLAEDGGLDWDVLTGALRPYTKCALIQRSCGYSWRRSLSVEEIGRAIKIIKMQNPNCLVMVDNCYGEFVESIEPPMVGADLIAGSLIKNPGGTVAPCGGYVAGRKKWVDAAAARLSAPGLGVDCGSTPGDIMRAFFQGLFLAPQMVGEAIKGTFLVAEVMASKGYKVQPLPRVPRSDTVQAVQLGNRELLLAFCEAVQRSSPIGSFTKPVAGTTPGYASERIGCVIYQVIFADGTFIDGSTSELSCDGPLREPYAVFCQGGTHWTQWGLVLGDVLKSL; via the exons ATGTTGGTCTTATCCTGCGCTAGACCAGTTTATCCTACGCTCTCTCTCTCACCTTCAAGACCCAAATGTACAGCAATTCGTTCAAGCTTGAGTAATGTTCACCCTATTGTACCAgag GTTGCAAAAGCTGCAGATTCTTTGAGCTCTGAATTCAGAGGTGTGGATAATTTGGTCGCTTGCAATTCCTCCCGTGTTCTTAAAGCTTTTCAAAATGCTAGGGTTGGATCTCAT CACTTTGCTGGGTGTACTGGCTATGGGCATGATGAAGCTGGTGGACGAGAAGCACTGGACCAAGCATTTGCGGAAATTGTTGGGGCTGAGTCTGCAATAGTGCGTTCACAG TTCTTCTCAGGTACTCATGCTATCACTTGTGCACTGTTTGCTTTTCTAAGGCCTGGGGATGAG CTTTTGGCAGTGGCTGGTGCACCTTATGACACATTAGAGGAAGTTATTGGAAAGAGAGATTCTCATGGATTGGGCTCCCTGAAAGATTTTGGAGTGATGTATCGGGAACTTCCT CTTGCTGAAGATGGTGGACTTGACTGGGATGTGCTCACTGGTGCTTTGAGACCTTATACAAAATGTGCTCTCATACAGAGGTCATGTGGTTATTCATGGCGTCGGAGTTTAAGTGTAGAAGAGATAGGGAGAGCAATAAAGATAATTAAG ATGCAGAACCCAAACTGCTTGGTCATGGTGGATAATTGCTATGGTGAATTTGTTGAAAGCATTGAGCCTCCAATGGTG GGTGCAGATTTGATTGCTGGAAGTTTGATAAAGAATCCTGGTGGAACTGTCGCACCATGTGGTGGATATGTTGCCGGGAGAAAAAAATGGGTTGATGCTGCAGCAGCTCGTCTATCAGCACCAGGCCTAGGAGTTGACTGTGGCTCAACCCCTGGCGATATCATGCGTGCCTTTTTTCAGGGTTTGTTTCTTGCACCGCAAATGGTTGGTGAGGCAATTAAG GGAACCTTTCTGGTTGCTGAAGTTATGGCTTCAAAAGGGTATAAGGTGCAGCCTCTTCCTCGAGTCCCCCGCAGTGATACAGTACAG GCAGTGCAGCTTGGAAACCGTGAACTTCTCCTTGCTTTCTGTGAAGCTGTCCAGAGAAGCTCCCCCATAGGTTCGTTCACCAAGCCAGTTGCTGGTACAACTCCAGGTTATGCATCAGAG AGAATTGGTTGCGTCATTTATCAGGTTATTTTTGCTGATGGAACTTTCATTGATGGAAGTACAAGTGAACTCTCATGTGACGGTCCATTAAGAGAACCATATGCAGTGTTTTGCCAG GGTGGTACCCACTGGACTCAATGGGGATTAGTTCTGGGTGATGTTCTGAAATCTCTCTGA
- the LOC107916940 gene encoding uncharacterized protein, which translates to MTTILQSTFKFSPFTSSNEEFCEKPICCYPVRSPRTVSLRPNRFKLGAFGRQRWSFGEVGRCKDGIFLKEEGWKRKRKRKRRVVLVMFSRGFGFNGGGGGSGGGGGGGGGKIDSNTARLVGNIALAIGLTYLSATGQLGWVLDAIVSIWLIAVLVPIVGVGAFLWWAGRDIVQSSCPNCGNDFQIFKSFLNDELQLCPYCSQPFSVVDDKFVKEPVKFSNQTSKQKQSFNSFSPGFKKGSNSSGAVVDIEAEVKDAD; encoded by the exons ATGACAACCATTCTGCAAAGTACATTCAAGTTCTCACCCTTCACTTCATCAAATGAAGAATTTTGTGAAAAACCCATTTGCTGTTACCCAGTAAGGAGTCCCAGAACTGTTTCTTTGCGGCCAAACAGATTCAAGTTGGGAGCTTTTGGGAGGCAAAGATGGAGTTTTGGGGAAGTGGGTAGGTGCAAAGAtgggatttttttaaaagaagaagggtggaagaggaagaggaagaggaagaggagaGTGGTTTTGGTGATGTTTAGTCGAGGTTTTGGGTTtaatggtggtggtggtggtagtgGAGGAGGTGGTGGTGGCGGCGGTGGGAAAATTGATAGTAACACAGCTAGGCTTGTGGGAAATATCGCTTTGGCTATTGGGTTAACTTATCTTTCAGCGACTGGACAGCTTGGATGGGTTTTAGATGCTATTGTCTCAATTTGG CTCATTGCAGTGCTTGTTCCTATTGTTGGTGTTGGAGCCTTCCTCTGGTGGGCAGGCCGGGATATTGTTCAAAGCAGC TGCCCGAACTGTGGAAATGATTTTCAGATTTTCAA GTCTTTTCTAAATGACGAGTTGCAGCTGTGCCCTTACTGCAGTCAACCATTTTCAG TGGTGGATGACAAGTTTGTCAAGGAACCTGTAAAGTTCTCCAACCAAACCTCGAAACAGAAACAATCATTCAACAGCTTTTCTCCTGGTTTCAAGAAAG GAAGCAATTCTTCAGGAGCAGTTGTTGATATCGAAGCAGAAGTAAAAGATGCAGATTGA